One genomic window of Nitrospirota bacterium includes the following:
- a CDS encoding FAD-binding protein — MKLHDILIIGAGLAGMRAAIAAAPDLDVAVISKVHPVRSHSVAAQGGINAALGENDSWEAHAFDTAKGGLYLGDQDAIEAMCREAPDDIHELERLGVIFSRDEQGRIAQRPFGGAGFPRTCYAADRTGHAILHAMYEQLLKRRIAVYEEWYVTSLIMEDGACRGVVAWDLVHGGLHAIGAKAVILATGGSGRVFLTSTNAVINTGDGMALAYRAGAPLADMEFVQFHPTTLKGTGILITEGARGEGGYLLNTRGERFMKTYAPQQMELATRSTVSLAIGQEILEGRGVDGCVLLDLRHLGRQRILERLPQIRELAIEFAGLDPVETPIPVRPGAHYMMGGVRTNQWTETGITGLYAAGECACVSVHGANRLGGNSLLETIVFGRRAGIRAAEYARTVEPRALTTDHLSIEQQRVQRLLRQEETVRAWQIREELGQAMSRHLGLVRTHDSMSTAISALSALTHRAATVTVQDKGQVFNTDLVQAFELQSLLDVAETIVVSALARQESRGAHYRSDFPVRDDQRWLRHSLIRRTPKGPALTYEPVTISRFPPK, encoded by the coding sequence ATGAAACTACACGATATTCTTATCATCGGTGCTGGATTGGCAGGGATGAGGGCGGCGATTGCTGCAGCGCCGGATCTCGACGTCGCCGTGATCTCCAAGGTCCATCCGGTTCGCAGCCACTCTGTGGCTGCGCAAGGAGGCATCAACGCGGCGTTGGGAGAGAACGATTCCTGGGAAGCCCATGCCTTCGACACCGCGAAGGGCGGGCTTTATCTCGGCGATCAGGATGCCATCGAAGCCATGTGCCGCGAAGCGCCGGACGACATTCACGAATTAGAACGTCTGGGGGTTATTTTTAGTCGAGACGAACAGGGACGCATCGCGCAACGTCCGTTCGGCGGAGCGGGCTTTCCCCGCACCTGCTACGCCGCCGATCGTACTGGCCATGCCATCCTCCATGCCATGTACGAACAGCTGCTCAAACGGCGCATCGCTGTGTATGAGGAATGGTACGTCACATCGTTGATCATGGAGGACGGAGCCTGCCGAGGAGTGGTTGCGTGGGACCTGGTCCATGGAGGGTTACATGCGATCGGAGCCAAAGCCGTCATCCTGGCCACCGGAGGCAGCGGGCGGGTATTTCTGACGAGCACGAATGCCGTGATCAACACCGGTGACGGCATGGCGCTCGCCTATCGTGCCGGCGCCCCCTTGGCAGACATGGAGTTTGTCCAGTTCCATCCCACCACACTCAAGGGAACCGGTATCCTCATCACCGAAGGCGCTCGCGGAGAAGGAGGCTACCTTCTGAATACGCGAGGCGAACGATTTATGAAGACCTATGCCCCGCAGCAGATGGAATTGGCTACCCGTTCCACAGTCTCATTGGCCATCGGGCAGGAAATACTCGAGGGTCGCGGGGTCGACGGGTGTGTGTTGCTGGACCTGCGACACCTTGGACGCCAGCGTATCCTTGAGCGGCTCCCCCAGATCAGAGAACTTGCCATTGAGTTTGCCGGCCTTGATCCCGTTGAGACTCCCATTCCTGTCCGTCCCGGTGCGCACTATATGATGGGTGGCGTTCGAACCAATCAATGGACCGAAACGGGCATCACCGGCCTTTACGCGGCCGGTGAATGCGCCTGTGTCAGTGTACACGGCGCGAATCGGCTCGGAGGCAATTCGCTCCTTGAAACGATTGTGTTCGGTCGGCGCGCCGGAATTCGAGCCGCAGAGTATGCTCGAACCGTCGAGCCACGGGCACTCACAACAGACCACCTCTCAATCGAACAGCAACGCGTCCAGCGTCTGCTGAGACAGGAGGAAACGGTCCGAGCCTGGCAGATCAGGGAAGAGCTCGGCCAGGCAATGAGCCGTCACCTTGGCCTCGTTCGGACGCACGACTCCATGTCTACCGCCATCTCGGCGCTCTCAGCCCTGACCCACCGCGCTGCCACGGTCACGGTGCAGGACAAAGGACAGGTATTCAACACTGATCTCGTGCAAGCCTTCGAACTCCAGTCTCTTCTTGACGTCGCGGAAACCATCGTCGTCAGCGCACTGGCTAGACAGGAAAGCCGGGGAGCCCACTACCGATCAGACTTTCCTGTCCGCGATGATCAGCGTTGGTTGAGGCACAGTCTCATTCGACGGACCCCAAAGGGACCGGCCTTGACCTATGAGCCTGTTACGATCTCGCGATTCCCACCGAAATAA